The nucleotide sequence GGCGCGATCATGTCCGTGGCGTCGGGGTCGCGCGACAATGCGACGTCGTAGCCGCGCGCGAAGCGGCGGGACAGTTCGGCGTAATATTCGCGCAGACAATAGCGCGCCTGCTCGCCGCGGGGATCGACCTCGTCGATCCCGATGCGGTCGCGAGCGAGCGCTGCGGCGACCATGTCCATCGCGGCCAGCAATGCGTCCGGCTGGCTGTGGCGCGCGATCATCGCCTGTGCCTGCGCATTGGAGAGCGTCTCATAGGCCTCGAATTCGCGCCGGCCCGCAGCAGTGAGCCTGGCGATGCGGCGGCGCGCATCGTCGGGATGCGGCTTGGTCGTGACCAGCCCCTCCTCCTCGAGGCTGCGCAGGAACCGGCTCATCAGGCCGGAGTCGAGCGCGAGATAATCGCGCAACTCCGCCACGTCGCTGCGGCCATGGCCGATCGCGTTGAGCACGCGCGCCACGCCGAGCGGCCGGCCGCGCCCCAGGAACGAGGTGTCGAGCGCACCGACCTCGGAGGTGACGGCGCGATTGAAGCGGCGGACGCGGGCGATCGGATCAAGCATGATATCTGACTTAGGTCAGATATACTCCAAAGTCAACGCAGTGCGGATCGCAAACAAAAAGGGCGGCCCGGTCGCCGGCCGAAGCCGGACGCCGGACCGCCAGGTTTTCCCCGGGAGGAACTCAGATCAGTTGAGAAGCTTCGCGACGTTGTCCTTGGTCACGAGATCGAGGCCGGTGTAGATCACCTCAGGCACCTTCTCGCCCTTCTTGATCGCGAGCAGCGTGTCCATCGACTTCTCGCCCATCTCGAACGGACGCTGGCCGGTGAGCGCGTTGGAATAGCCGTCGCGCAGCAGCTCGAGCTGCATCTTCAAGGTATCGGCAACCACGAGCGTCAGCTTGCCGGCATCGATGTCCTTCTTGTTCTTGTTGACGAACGCCTTGTAGCCCTCGGGCGCGAACATCGGCCAGCCGCCGATCGGCACGATAGCGCCGAGATCCGGCGTTGCGGTGCGCAGATCGGCCATCTGCTGGACGGCGAGGGCCGGATCGTCGTTGCAGAAGGTCGGCGAACCCGCCACTTCCGTCCACTTCGAGCCCTTCAGCGCCTCGCGCACGCCGTCGACGCGCTCGGCGAGGTTCTTGGCGCCGGGACCGCCGGACACCACCGCGTACTTGCCGCCGTCAGGCCTGAGCTCACGCAGCTGCTTGCCGAGCGCGAGGCCGAAGTCCTTGTTGTTGGTGCCGATATAAGCGAGCCGCTTGGAGCCCGGCGCGTCCGCGTCGAAGGTGATGACGGGGATGCCGGCGGCGGTCGCCGCGTCGATCGACTTGGTCATCGCAGCGACGTCGGCGACCGAGATCGCGAGGCCGTCGACCTTCTGGGTGATGAAGTCCTGGATGATCTGCGCCTGGGTGGCCGGCTCGTGCTCGACCGGGCCCTTGTAGATGCACTCGACATTGCCGAGCTCCTTGGCGCGCTTCAGGCAGCCGTCGCGCGCCACGTCGAAGAACGGGTTGTTCATCGCCTTCGGCACGATGGCGAAACGGTACTTGGTCTCGGCCTGCGCCGGGCCCACCAGGATCGCGAGCGATGCGACCGCATATAGCAGCTTCTTCATGGCTTCCCTCCTCCATGTCTATCCGTGATGATTGTCTGTGCCGGGCGCGGATAGACCTGATCAGTCACATCCCGGCCAGTATTTCGCTACAACAGCCTTTGCTACAACAGCCTTGCGCGGATGCGATCGACCAGCACCGCGGCGATGATGATCACGCCGACCAAGGTCTGCTGCCAGTAGGAGTTGACCTGCGCCAGCACGAGGCCGTTACGGATGACCTCGAGCAGCACGCAGCCGACGATCGCGCCGAGCGGACCGCCGATGCCGCCGGCGAGATTGGCGCCGCCGATCACGGCGGCCGCGATCACGTTGAGCTCATAGGACGTCGCCATGTTGGCCGGCGCGGAGCCCAGCCAGCCGGAGATGATGATGCCTTGCAGGCCGGCGGCGAGCGCGCCGACCACATAGACCTCGATCTTGACGCGCGGCACCGAGACGCCGGTCAGCTCCGCCGCCTTCTCGTTGCCGCCGATCGCGAAGACGTGGCGGCCGAAGGTCGTGTGGTGCAGCACCAACGCCATCAAGAGCGCGAGCAGGATGAGATAGATGAACGGCGCGGGCACGCCATACACGTCGCCCTGCGTCAGCGCATAGAAATACTCGGCATCGGGGCCGCCCGGAAAGCTGCCCTTGCCGTTGGAGATGACATAGCCGAGGCCGCGCACGATCGACAGCATGCCGAGCGTCGTCACGAATGGCGATAGCCCGAGCAGCGCGACGCAGACGCCATTGATGAGGCCGACCACGAGAGACACCGCAAGGCCTGCCAGCACCGAGACGATCAGGATCAGCCCGGGCACGTTGGCGACCACCGTCTTGCCGTCGGCGGCGAGATGCACGAACAGCGACGACAGCGGCATGCCCGGAGTCGACAGCGAGGTCATCACCATCGAGGTGATCATCGCCGCGAAGCACATCAGCGATCCCACCGACAGGTCGATGCCGCCGGTGATGATGACGAAGGTGATGCCGAGCGTCGCGATCGCGATGAACGAGAAGTTTTTGGCGACGTTCTGCAGATTGCCCTCGGTCAGGAAGTATGGGCTGGCGAAGCTCATGATCACGATGAGCGCGACCAGCGCCAAGGTCACATAGGCGGTCTGCGACGCGAACACGCCGCGGTGCCACCATCTGATGGCACCGACATTGGTGAAAGTGACCTCGGGGCTCGCTGGGCTGGTCTCGGATGGAACGGACATCACGCCGCCTCCTTGGCGCCGGTGATCAGCGCGGTGACTTCCTCGGGGCTGGTCTCGGTGACCGGCTTGTCGGCTCGCTTCTCGCCACGCCGCATCACCACGACGCGATCGCAAACCGCGAAGATGTCGGGCATGCGGTGCGAGATCAGGATCACGGCGATGCCCTGCTCCTTCAGCCGATGGATGAGGCTCAGCACCTGCTCGACTTGGCGCACCGAGATCGCAGCCGTCGGCTCGTCCATCATCACGAGCTTCGCGTTGGACAG is from Bradyrhizobium sp. ORS 285 and encodes:
- a CDS encoding sugar-binding protein — protein: MKKLLYAVASLAILVGPAQAETKYRFAIVPKAMNNPFFDVARDGCLKRAKELGNVECIYKGPVEHEPATQAQIIQDFITQKVDGLAISVADVAAMTKSIDAATAAGIPVITFDADAPGSKRLAYIGTNNKDFGLALGKQLRELRPDGGKYAVVSGGPGAKNLAERVDGVREALKGSKWTEVAGSPTFCNDDPALAVQQMADLRTATPDLGAIVPIGGWPMFAPEGYKAFVNKNKKDIDAGKLTLVVADTLKMQLELLRDGYSNALTGQRPFEMGEKSMDTLLAIKKGEKVPEVIYTGLDLVTKDNVAKLLN
- a CDS encoding bifunctional helix-turn-helix transcriptional regulator/GNAT family N-acetyltransferase gives rise to the protein MLDPIARVRRFNRAVTSEVGALDTSFLGRGRPLGVARVLNAIGHGRSDVAELRDYLALDSGLMSRFLRSLEEEGLVTTKPHPDDARRRIARLTAAGRREFEAYETLSNAQAQAMIARHSQPDALLAAMDMVAAALARDRIGIDEVDPRGEQARYCLREYYAELSRRFARGYDVALSRDPDATDMIAPRGAFFVALSDGLPLGCVGLKGHGGTSAEIKRLWVAPAARGLGLGRRLMDAAENAARKLSITTLRLDTNSALGEAQQLYRKTGWTEIERFNDDPYPDLFFEKQLR
- a CDS encoding ABC transporter permease, with amino-acid sequence MSVPSETSPASPEVTFTNVGAIRWWHRGVFASQTAYVTLALVALIVIMSFASPYFLTEGNLQNVAKNFSFIAIATLGITFVIITGGIDLSVGSLMCFAAMITSMVMTSLSTPGMPLSSLFVHLAADGKTVVANVPGLILIVSVLAGLAVSLVVGLINGVCVALLGLSPFVTTLGMLSIVRGLGYVISNGKGSFPGGPDAEYFYALTQGDVYGVPAPFIYLILLALLMALVLHHTTFGRHVFAIGGNEKAAELTGVSVPRVKIEVYVVGALAAGLQGIIISGWLGSAPANMATSYELNVIAAAVIGGANLAGGIGGPLGAIVGCVLLEVIRNGLVLAQVNSYWQQTLVGVIIIAAVLVDRIRARLL